The Apium graveolens cultivar Ventura chromosome 11, ASM990537v1, whole genome shotgun sequence genome has a window encoding:
- the LOC141696721 gene encoding uncharacterized protein LOC141696721 isoform X1 yields the protein MMTSNLYFSPENYVVLDSFKDYTDQVGPSILTDYCNLYLFLFEQMGHRQFPNSFNMFGDDRSQNQSHQLGLPYHPIGGPVTSESGSFVLPLNNMPSGGVHCDQQWNLRGRENNQYASSSLNREIQYFPPASQLQSYYPFPHSASAANLCLQPNNEISHMHPSCYNRHLVEGGMRDPMVGNEMGPHKRKSSAGPAYTGNFEVGSSSRSFEAGSSSSSYQMPQQNPIANHQGLSLGPTNIPEHRGDGLAIGRETSVRNVRSRSTFDAEHAHLPSYPSQLYNSTTFPRNPSVQVKNNDSTGQWAHGPCSALGRPSITPPALSGIHGMNQFTIDGSTVNTVVGNPYNVSSGYPVSSSHNSSGTSTQVSRESHSTHFRRARPVTSESLRSQRPSSNSRYSRPFLTRGWHNNYRSGRSRTVTPRLQSTSTVEDARNRMGTQLLDHASTYSGSRGSFDRYRDMRLDIDNMTYEELLALGDRIGNVNTGLSEDIVFKRLTERVYCSGDQNHDEQCTICLDEYRNNVDTIGTLKSCGHEYHVDCIKKWLGLKKFCPICKVAA from the exons ATGATGACTTCCAATTTATATTTTTCCCCGGAAAATTATGTAGTCCTTGACTCCTTTAAGGATTATACAGATCAG GTTGGACCTAGTATATTGACCGACTACTGCAATCTATATTTGTTTTTATTCGAACAGATGGGGCATAGACAATTTCCCAACTCATTCAATATGTTTGGAGACGATCGAAGTCAGAATCAAAGTCATCAGTTAGGGCTTCCTTACCATCCAATCG GAGGGCCTGTTACCTCAGAAAGTGGCTCATTTGTCTTGCCACTAAATAATATGCCAAGTGGTGGAGTACATTGTGATCAGCAGTGGAACTTGAGAGGCAGGGAAAATAATCAGTATGCTTCCTCGAGTCTTAACAGGGAAATACAATATTTCCCACCAGCATCTCAGTTGCAGTCTTATTATCCTTTTCCACACTCCGCAAGTGCCGCAAATTTATGCTTGCAGCCAAATAACGAAATCAGCCACATGCACCCAAGTTGCTACAACAGACATCTCGTTGAGGGTGGTATGCGAGACCCTATGGTAGGAAATGAAATGGGGCCACATAAAAGGAAAAGCTCAGCAGGCCCAGCCTACACCGGTAACTTTGAAGTAGGTAGTTCAAGTAGATCATTTGAAGCAGGGAGCTCTTCCAGCTCTTATCAGATGCCACAACAAAATCCAATTGCAAATCACCAAGGCTTATCTTTGGGGCCTACCAACATACCAGAACACAGAGGTGATGGCCTAGCAATTGGTCGTGAAACCTCAGTAAGGAATGTGAGAAGCAGATCTACATTCGATGCTGAACATGCACATCTTCCTAGCTATCCGTCTCAGCTTTACAATTCAACAACCTTTCCAAGAAATCCTTCTGTCCAGGTGAAAAATAATGATTCAACTGGTCAGTGGGCTCATGGACCTTGTTCTGCTCTTGGAAGACCCTCAATAACTCCACCCG CTCTTAGTGGCATCCATGGAATGAATCAGTTTACAATTGATGGGAGTACTGTGAATACTGTCGTTGGCAATCCTTACAATGTTTCAAGTGGATATCCTGTTTCTTCTTCACACAATTCTAGTGGTACCTCTACTCAGGTTTCCAGGGAAAGCCACAGTACTCATTTTCGAAGGGCTAGACCTGTTACGTCAGAGAGTCTGCGTTCACAGCGGCCAAGTTCAAATTCTAGATACTCAAGACCATTCTTGACAAGAGGATGGCACAACAATTACAGAAGTGGAAGGTCGAGAACAGTTACTCCGAGGCTTCAATCAACTTCGACTGTGGAGGATGCCCGAAATAGAATGGGTACTCAG CTTTTGGACCATGCATCAACTTACAGTGGTTCAAGAGGTTCGTTTGATCGGTATAGAGACATGAGGCTTGACATTGACAACATGACGTATGAG GAACTTCTTGCTCTTGGGGATAGGATTGGAAATGTCAACACTGGTTTGTCTGAAGATATTGTCTTTAAGCGTTTAACGGAAAGAGTTTACTGTTCTGGAGATCAGAACCATGACGAACAGTGTACTATCTGCCTT GATGAGTACAGGAATAATGTAGATACTATTGGGACATTGAAGAGCTGTGGACATGAATACCATGTAGATTGCATTAAGAAATGGCTAGGGCTGAAGAAGTTCTGCCCCATCTGCAAAGTTGCTGCGTga
- the LOC141696721 gene encoding uncharacterized protein LOC141696721 isoform X2 — MGHRQFPNSFNMFGDDRSQNQSHQLGLPYHPIGGPVTSESGSFVLPLNNMPSGGVHCDQQWNLRGRENNQYASSSLNREIQYFPPASQLQSYYPFPHSASAANLCLQPNNEISHMHPSCYNRHLVEGGMRDPMVGNEMGPHKRKSSAGPAYTGNFEVGSSSRSFEAGSSSSSYQMPQQNPIANHQGLSLGPTNIPEHRGDGLAIGRETSVRNVRSRSTFDAEHAHLPSYPSQLYNSTTFPRNPSVQVKNNDSTGQWAHGPCSALGRPSITPPALSGIHGMNQFTIDGSTVNTVVGNPYNVSSGYPVSSSHNSSGTSTQVSRESHSTHFRRARPVTSESLRSQRPSSNSRYSRPFLTRGWHNNYRSGRSRTVTPRLQSTSTVEDARNRMGTQLLDHASTYSGSRGSFDRYRDMRLDIDNMTYEELLALGDRIGNVNTGLSEDIVFKRLTERVYCSGDQNHDEQCTICLDEYRNNVDTIGTLKSCGHEYHVDCIKKWLGLKKFCPICKVAA; from the exons ATGGGGCATAGACAATTTCCCAACTCATTCAATATGTTTGGAGACGATCGAAGTCAGAATCAAAGTCATCAGTTAGGGCTTCCTTACCATCCAATCG GAGGGCCTGTTACCTCAGAAAGTGGCTCATTTGTCTTGCCACTAAATAATATGCCAAGTGGTGGAGTACATTGTGATCAGCAGTGGAACTTGAGAGGCAGGGAAAATAATCAGTATGCTTCCTCGAGTCTTAACAGGGAAATACAATATTTCCCACCAGCATCTCAGTTGCAGTCTTATTATCCTTTTCCACACTCCGCAAGTGCCGCAAATTTATGCTTGCAGCCAAATAACGAAATCAGCCACATGCACCCAAGTTGCTACAACAGACATCTCGTTGAGGGTGGTATGCGAGACCCTATGGTAGGAAATGAAATGGGGCCACATAAAAGGAAAAGCTCAGCAGGCCCAGCCTACACCGGTAACTTTGAAGTAGGTAGTTCAAGTAGATCATTTGAAGCAGGGAGCTCTTCCAGCTCTTATCAGATGCCACAACAAAATCCAATTGCAAATCACCAAGGCTTATCTTTGGGGCCTACCAACATACCAGAACACAGAGGTGATGGCCTAGCAATTGGTCGTGAAACCTCAGTAAGGAATGTGAGAAGCAGATCTACATTCGATGCTGAACATGCACATCTTCCTAGCTATCCGTCTCAGCTTTACAATTCAACAACCTTTCCAAGAAATCCTTCTGTCCAGGTGAAAAATAATGATTCAACTGGTCAGTGGGCTCATGGACCTTGTTCTGCTCTTGGAAGACCCTCAATAACTCCACCCG CTCTTAGTGGCATCCATGGAATGAATCAGTTTACAATTGATGGGAGTACTGTGAATACTGTCGTTGGCAATCCTTACAATGTTTCAAGTGGATATCCTGTTTCTTCTTCACACAATTCTAGTGGTACCTCTACTCAGGTTTCCAGGGAAAGCCACAGTACTCATTTTCGAAGGGCTAGACCTGTTACGTCAGAGAGTCTGCGTTCACAGCGGCCAAGTTCAAATTCTAGATACTCAAGACCATTCTTGACAAGAGGATGGCACAACAATTACAGAAGTGGAAGGTCGAGAACAGTTACTCCGAGGCTTCAATCAACTTCGACTGTGGAGGATGCCCGAAATAGAATGGGTACTCAG CTTTTGGACCATGCATCAACTTACAGTGGTTCAAGAGGTTCGTTTGATCGGTATAGAGACATGAGGCTTGACATTGACAACATGACGTATGAG GAACTTCTTGCTCTTGGGGATAGGATTGGAAATGTCAACACTGGTTTGTCTGAAGATATTGTCTTTAAGCGTTTAACGGAAAGAGTTTACTGTTCTGGAGATCAGAACCATGACGAACAGTGTACTATCTGCCTT GATGAGTACAGGAATAATGTAGATACTATTGGGACATTGAAGAGCTGTGGACATGAATACCATGTAGATTGCATTAAGAAATGGCTAGGGCTGAAGAAGTTCTGCCCCATCTGCAAAGTTGCTGCGTga
- the LOC141697424 gene encoding tetraspanin-6 isoform X1, producing MYRFSNTVIGFLNLFTLLASIPIIGGGLWMARSKTTCESFLQTPLLVIGFVILIISLAGFIGACFNVAWALWVYLVVMLFLIGTLLGITLFGFVVTSRGGGVAVPGRAYKEYHLEDYSPWFKKRIKDPQYWMTIKSCLLGSKTCAQIAYWTPLDYLTREMSPIQSGCCKPPTTCSYAGTMLAQDADCYHWNNAQNLLCYDCDSCKAGVLESVKLDWHKLSVLNIVMIVLLIGIYSIGCCAFQNTKRAESDYPYGENRMSKVHPRWDFHWWRWWHDRRRQLY from the exons ATGTATAGGTTTAGTAATACAGTGATAGGGTTCTTGAACCTCTTCACTCTGTTAGCATCAATACCAATCATCGGAGGAGGTTTATGGATGGCTAGGAGCAAAACAACATGTGAAAGTTTTCTTCAAACACCGCTTCTAGTGATTGGCTTTGTAATTCTTATTATTTCTCTTGCTGGATTCATCGGAGCCTGCTTTAATGTTGCATGGGCACTTTGGGTGTATTTAGTTGTCATGTTGTTCCTTATAGGGACTTTGTTAGGCATAACTCTTTTTGGTTTTGTGGTCACCAGCCGCGGTGGAGGAGTGGCAGTTCCTGGTAGGGCTTATAAGGAGTATCATCTTGAAGATTACTCTCCATGGTTTAAGAAAAGAATCAAGGATCCTCAGTATTGGATGACCATCAAAAGTTGCCTTTTGGGTTCGAAAACATGTGCACAAATTGCTTACTGGACTCCTCTCGACTATCTTACCAGAGAAATGTCTCCTATTCAG TCCGGTTGTTGCAAGCCACCAACTACATGCAGTTATGCAGGGACAATGTTGGCTCAGGATGCAGACTGTTACCACTGGAATAATGCACAAAATTTGTTATGCTACGACTGTGATTCATGCAAAGCCGGAGTTCTGGAGAGTGTAAAATTAGACTGGCACAAGCTCTCTGTCCTCAATATCGTCATGATTGTCCTCCTAATTGGCATCTATTCAATTGGATGTTGCGCATTCCAGAACACCAAGAGGGCTGAAAGCGATTACCCGTATGGCGAAAATCGGATGTCTAAAGTCCATCCCAGATGGGATTTTCACTG GTGGAGATGGTGGCATGACAGAAGACGCCAGCTTTACTAG
- the LOC141697424 gene encoding tetraspanin-6 isoform X2 gives MQFLQGCLSCRGGGVAVPGRAYKEYHLEDYSPWFKKRIKDPQYWMTIKSCLLGSKTCAQIAYWTPLDYLTREMSPIQSGCCKPPTTCSYAGTMLAQDADCYHWNNAQNLLCYDCDSCKAGVLESVKLDWHKLSVLNIVMIVLLIGIYSIGCCAFQNTKRAESDYPYGENRMSKVHPRWDFHWWRWWHDRRRQLY, from the exons ATGCAATTTCTACAAGGATGTCTTTCATG CCGCGGTGGAGGAGTGGCAGTTCCTGGTAGGGCTTATAAGGAGTATCATCTTGAAGATTACTCTCCATGGTTTAAGAAAAGAATCAAGGATCCTCAGTATTGGATGACCATCAAAAGTTGCCTTTTGGGTTCGAAAACATGTGCACAAATTGCTTACTGGACTCCTCTCGACTATCTTACCAGAGAAATGTCTCCTATTCAG TCCGGTTGTTGCAAGCCACCAACTACATGCAGTTATGCAGGGACAATGTTGGCTCAGGATGCAGACTGTTACCACTGGAATAATGCACAAAATTTGTTATGCTACGACTGTGATTCATGCAAAGCCGGAGTTCTGGAGAGTGTAAAATTAGACTGGCACAAGCTCTCTGTCCTCAATATCGTCATGATTGTCCTCCTAATTGGCATCTATTCAATTGGATGTTGCGCATTCCAGAACACCAAGAGGGCTGAAAGCGATTACCCGTATGGCGAAAATCGGATGTCTAAAGTCCATCCCAGATGGGATTTTCACTG GTGGAGATGGTGGCATGACAGAAGACGCCAGCTTTACTAG